The following coding sequences are from one Paenibacillus stellifer window:
- the ppaX gene encoding pyrophosphatase PpaX, translating to MIECVLFDLDGTIVNTNELIISSFMYTLEQHALPALTREQMIPYMGTSLPAQLRVFTNLEDVSPLEASYRHYQTEHHDELIKAFPNVNETLEVLRSRGIKLGVVTTKIRPNTIRALEMFDLLKYMDTIVTLNDVEKVKPHAEPVLTAVGNLEVNPEKTLMVGDSPVDIQSGKNAGVLTAAVVWSLKGEEMLREYEPDFILQDMTDLCDLVAGGGTSL from the coding sequence ATGATTGAATGTGTTCTATTTGATTTAGACGGTACGATTGTCAACACCAATGAGCTGATTATCAGCTCTTTCATGTACACGCTGGAGCAGCATGCGCTGCCTGCGCTCACGAGAGAGCAGATGATTCCTTATATGGGCACAAGCCTTCCGGCCCAGCTGCGCGTTTTTACAAATCTGGAGGATGTGTCTCCGCTCGAGGCGTCTTACCGCCACTATCAAACGGAACATCATGACGAGCTGATCAAGGCTTTTCCCAATGTGAATGAAACGCTGGAAGTGCTGCGCAGCCGGGGAATCAAGCTTGGCGTGGTGACGACCAAGATCCGGCCGAATACGATCCGGGCCCTGGAAATGTTCGATCTGCTGAAATATATGGATACGATTGTCACATTGAACGATGTAGAGAAGGTTAAACCGCATGCGGAGCCGGTGCTGACCGCGGTCGGCAATCTGGAAGTCAACCCGGAGAAGACGCTGATGGTCGGCGACAGTCCTGTCGATATCCAGTCGGGAAAGAATGCGGGTGTCCTGACAGCCGCCGTGGTCTGGTCGCTTAAGGGCGAGGAGATGCTGCGCGAGTATGAGCCGGATTTCATCCTGCAGGATATGACCGATCTCTGTGATCTTGTCGCCGGGGGCGGAACAAGCCTGTGA
- a CDS encoding ABC transporter ATP-binding protein: MAGVRLEHVFKKYPGSDKATVIDVNLDIKDKEFLVLVGPSGCGKSTTLRMIAGLEEISEGKLFIGDRVVNDVAPKDRDIAMVFQSYALYPHMSVYQNMAFGLKLRKVKKDEIDRKVREAAKILDIEHLLERKPKALSGGQRQRVALGRAIVRDPQVFLMDEPLSNLDAKLRGQMRAEITKLVKRLETTCIYVTHDQTEAMTMGDRIVVMQDGIIQQAASPEELYNNPENLFVAGFIGSPTMNFITGTLNEVNGAVHFRAENLDVEVPGGKAQLLRGKGYIGKEVVMGVRPEDIHEEPVFLEASPNTIFSALVEVTENLGHEMLLYLNGVGKDSVIARVDGRSTTRDGSKPKLAIDMNKVHLFDKQSEQNILLG, encoded by the coding sequence ATGGCAGGCGTTCGTTTAGAACATGTATTCAAGAAATATCCGGGTTCTGATAAAGCAACCGTTATTGACGTCAATCTTGACATTAAAGATAAAGAGTTTCTCGTACTGGTCGGACCTTCCGGTTGCGGTAAATCCACGACGCTGCGTATGATCGCAGGTCTTGAAGAAATCTCCGAAGGCAAGCTGTTCATCGGCGACCGCGTGGTTAACGATGTAGCTCCTAAGGACCGCGACATCGCGATGGTATTCCAGTCTTACGCCCTGTATCCTCACATGAGCGTATACCAGAACATGGCATTCGGTTTGAAACTGCGTAAAGTGAAGAAGGACGAAATCGACAGAAAAGTGCGCGAAGCCGCCAAAATCCTCGATATCGAGCATCTGCTGGAACGTAAGCCGAAGGCACTGTCCGGTGGTCAGCGTCAACGTGTGGCCCTGGGCCGCGCAATTGTCCGTGATCCTCAAGTCTTCCTGATGGACGAACCGCTTTCTAACCTGGATGCCAAGCTGCGCGGTCAAATGCGCGCCGAAATCACCAAGCTGGTTAAACGTCTTGAAACGACTTGCATCTACGTAACACATGACCAGACAGAAGCCATGACGATGGGCGACCGCATCGTGGTTATGCAGGACGGCATCATTCAACAGGCCGCTTCCCCGGAAGAACTGTACAACAATCCGGAGAACCTGTTCGTAGCCGGATTCATCGGTTCCCCGACCATGAACTTCATTACCGGTACTCTGAATGAAGTGAACGGAGCTGTTCATTTCCGCGCCGAGAACCTGGACGTTGAAGTTCCTGGCGGCAAAGCCCAACTGCTCCGCGGCAAGGGCTACATCGGCAAGGAAGTTGTAATGGGCGTTCGTCCTGAGGACATTCACGAAGAGCCGGTATTCCTGGAAGCTTCTCCGAACACGATCTTCAGCGCACTGGTAGAAGTAACTGAAAATCTTGGTCACGAAATGCTGCTGTACCTGAACGGTGTAGGCAAGGATTCCGTCATCGCCCGCGTAGACGGACGTTCGACAACCCGCGATGGCAGCAAGCCGAAGCTGGCAATCGATATGAACAAGGTTCACCTGTTCGACAAACAAAGCGAGCAAAATATTCTGCTGGGATAA
- the hprK gene encoding HPr(Ser) kinase/phosphatase yields MAKKVKVAELVQHFQLEVISGKDGLKRHITVDDLNRPGLEMAGYFEYYPEDRVQLLGKTELAFFSMLPVEERTSRIRRICNDQTPCIVITRGLEVPQELIDISNEKGLPVLRSSMATTIFSSRLTGFLEGRLAPTATIHGVLCDVYGVGMLITGSSGIGKSETALELVKRGHRLIADDAVEIRQTSDNQLHGTAPELIRHLLEIRGVGIINVMTLFGAGAIRNHKRITLVVRLEAWQQDKQYDRLGLDEETTRIIDTDVPLVTIPVRPGRNLAVIIEVAAMNYRLKQMGFNAALQFTNKLTATISEDMDDME; encoded by the coding sequence ATGGCCAAGAAAGTAAAAGTAGCCGAATTGGTACAGCATTTTCAACTGGAAGTCATCTCGGGCAAGGACGGCCTGAAACGGCATATCACGGTCGACGACCTCAACCGTCCAGGTCTCGAAATGGCCGGATATTTTGAATATTATCCTGAAGACCGGGTTCAATTGCTTGGTAAAACCGAACTGGCCTTCTTCTCCATGCTTCCAGTGGAGGAGCGGACAAGCCGCATTCGCCGAATCTGCAACGATCAGACACCTTGTATTGTAATTACACGCGGGCTGGAAGTGCCTCAGGAACTGATCGACATCAGCAACGAGAAGGGTCTGCCGGTGCTGCGGAGTTCGATGGCTACGACTATTTTTTCCAGCCGGCTGACCGGGTTCCTGGAAGGAAGACTCGCTCCGACGGCGACGATTCACGGTGTACTCTGCGATGTATACGGCGTCGGGATGCTGATTACAGGCAGCAGCGGAATCGGGAAGAGCGAGACGGCGCTGGAGCTGGTCAAACGCGGACACCGTCTGATCGCTGATGACGCGGTGGAAATCCGCCAAACTTCTGATAATCAGCTGCATGGTACAGCCCCTGAGCTGATTCGTCACCTGTTAGAGATCCGGGGCGTCGGCATTATCAATGTCATGACGCTGTTCGGGGCCGGCGCAATCCGCAATCATAAGCGTATTACGCTTGTCGTCCGCCTGGAAGCCTGGCAGCAGGACAAGCAGTATGACCGGCTGGGTCTCGATGAGGAGACTACCCGCATTATCGATACCGATGTGCCGCTGGTGACGATTCCAGTACGTCCTGGACGAAACCTCGCTGTAATTATCGAAGTGGCTGCGATGAACTACCGTCTGAAGCAGATGGGTTTCAACGCGGCGCTGCAGTTCACCAACAAACTTACCGCAACCATATCCGAAGATATGGACGATATGGAATAG
- a CDS encoding acyltransferase: MIHRAEDLQEENMGQKERIPQLDIFRAISIFAVLAIHATSRTLAETLNTPLFHPFLFINKFSQFAVPSFVFLSGFVLFYNYIDRPLTGRMMGTFYRRRLTYIIVPYVVFSVLYFVMKVTAGSQWGLPPVELASKLGKYLITGTAYTHLYYVIIIIQFYILFPLLLWCLQASRRLAAVAPLIGLALQWAFIVLNKYMVNHGYWHVSKGSLAITYFSYFLLGASIGVFYPKLKSWLKITESKPTPSRLAGWIGLWVLWIAAGIAHVELWYNNYTHKTVINTFWFEGAANAHALLSCLVLFQLSFLLYGAGQRLGTRLLLSAGACSFGIYLIHPAVLFFYRKIGFHGGYAAYTLAIAGGWLAALAVSWIIVGLAFRYLGLSWVLFGTAPKREVKQSQHVQAM, translated from the coding sequence ATGATTCATCGAGCGGAAGATTTGCAGGAGGAGAATATGGGACAAAAAGAACGCATTCCGCAGCTGGATATTTTTCGGGCCATCTCGATCTTCGCGGTGCTCGCGATCCACGCAACCTCGCGGACGCTGGCGGAGACGCTGAATACGCCGCTGTTTCATCCGTTTTTATTTATCAATAAATTCAGTCAGTTTGCCGTACCTTCATTTGTATTTTTAAGCGGGTTCGTGCTCTTCTACAATTATATCGACCGGCCGCTCACCGGCAGGATGATGGGTACATTCTACCGCCGAAGACTGACTTATATCATTGTGCCTTATGTGGTGTTCTCGGTGCTGTATTTTGTGATGAAGGTGACGGCCGGCAGCCAGTGGGGACTGCCTCCTGTAGAGCTGGCGTCCAAGTTGGGCAAGTATTTGATCACGGGAACGGCTTATACGCATTTATATTACGTGATTATTATTATCCAGTTCTATATCCTGTTTCCGCTGCTGCTCTGGTGCCTGCAGGCAAGCCGCCGTCTGGCCGCTGTTGCCCCGCTGATCGGGCTTGCGCTGCAGTGGGCGTTCATTGTACTCAACAAGTACATGGTCAACCACGGTTACTGGCATGTGTCGAAGGGAAGTCTGGCGATTACGTATTTCTCGTACTTTCTGCTGGGCGCTTCCATTGGGGTCTTCTATCCGAAGCTTAAGTCATGGCTGAAAATAACGGAATCCAAGCCGACACCAAGCCGACTGGCGGGCTGGATTGGGCTGTGGGTGCTCTGGATCGCCGCCGGTATTGCGCATGTGGAGCTCTGGTACAACAATTACACGCATAAAACAGTCATCAACACCTTCTGGTTCGAAGGAGCGGCCAATGCGCACGCCCTGCTGTCGTGTCTTGTGCTCTTCCAGCTGTCTTTCCTGCTCTACGGGGCGGGGCAGCGGCTCGGAACACGGCTTCTGCTCTCCGCTGGAGCGTGCTCCTTCGGCATTTACCTGATTCACCCGGCTGTGCTGTTCTTCTACCGTAAGATCGGATTCCACGGCGGTTATGCCGCTTATACGCTGGCGATTGCCGGCGGCTGGCTGGCCGCGCTTGCAGTATCCTGGATTATCGTGGGACTGGCTTTCCGCTATTTGGGGCTGTCGTGGGTGCTGTTCGGAACGGCTCCGAAGCGCGAGGTGAAGCAGTCACAGCATGTGCAGGCGATGTAA
- a CDS encoding PucR family transcriptional regulator has product MDTETLRQKIEQLTGNKAEIKQFGRQKSASLFGAGSDAAERSIGYEESFWIPLFESEGRITALGIERAELSDMNLQLAEFAAQSYSAAMKASGFKEEGENEARQLSAWLNAQLEQDEHDGEIPDDIGLKSRLFTDMVPFLLVSENMHGNELAFRSLLKLVRSYFDSTALLVPLQEKEWLILARKELLTGSEEKDEDEATDDEELLAQACMGLHELIASEWVGIFHVSVSSSIAPVKGLPGIIALLRETISLGRVFQVGEYIHLPWELQLERLVNSIPDGRRRQLLAQFGDYTPILADKEMLTTLETFFEMDCNVSETAKKLYIHRNTLLYRLDKIKHETGADVRSFGDAAIVKLTMLLYKVTKRK; this is encoded by the coding sequence ATGGACACGGAGACGTTACGGCAAAAGATCGAGCAGTTGACGGGCAACAAGGCGGAGATCAAACAATTCGGGAGGCAGAAATCAGCTTCCCTTTTTGGTGCGGGTTCGGATGCGGCTGAACGGTCAATCGGGTATGAGGAAAGCTTCTGGATTCCGCTGTTCGAAAGTGAAGGACGGATTACGGCGCTCGGTATCGAACGGGCCGAACTTTCCGATATGAATCTTCAATTGGCGGAATTCGCCGCTCAGAGCTATAGCGCGGCTATGAAAGCGTCGGGATTCAAAGAAGAAGGAGAGAATGAGGCCCGGCAGCTTAGTGCGTGGCTGAACGCGCAGCTGGAGCAGGATGAGCATGATGGGGAAATCCCGGATGATATCGGTCTGAAGAGTCGGCTGTTCACTGACATGGTCCCGTTCCTCTTGGTTAGCGAGAACATGCATGGCAACGAGCTTGCCTTTCGGTCGCTGCTGAAGCTGGTGCGGAGCTATTTTGACAGTACAGCGCTACTGGTTCCCCTTCAGGAGAAGGAATGGCTGATCCTGGCTCGCAAGGAGCTGCTGACGGGTTCAGAGGAGAAGGATGAGGATGAGGCCACTGATGATGAAGAACTTCTGGCCCAAGCCTGTATGGGGCTGCATGAGCTGATCGCCTCGGAATGGGTCGGTATATTTCATGTAAGCGTATCCTCCTCAATTGCACCAGTTAAGGGGTTGCCGGGGATAATTGCGCTTCTAAGAGAAACAATCAGCCTGGGACGCGTATTCCAGGTGGGAGAGTATATTCATCTGCCCTGGGAGCTTCAGTTAGAACGGCTAGTGAACAGTATTCCCGACGGGCGCAGACGGCAGCTGCTCGCACAATTCGGAGATTATACGCCGATACTGGCGGACAAGGAAATGCTCACTACGCTGGAGACTTTCTTTGAAATGGACTGCAATGTCAGTGAAACGGCCAAGAAGCTGTATATACACCGCAATACGCTTCTGTACCGGCTCGACAAAATCAAGCATGAGACCGGAGCCGATGTGCGCAGCTTTGGAGACGCGGCTATTGTAAAGCTTACTATGTTATTGTATAAAGTAACGAAAAGGAAATAG
- a CDS encoding acyltransferase codes for MSRKVTRYPVEGHNALWYIYRTVSPWKGVKNFIFIQIARYCPILPVKNWIYRRVLGMKVGKHTAFGLMAMVDVFFPELITVGENSVIGYNATILAHEYLIKEYRLGEVVIGENVLIGANTTILPGVTIGDGAVVAAGSVVHRDVPPGAFVGGNPLRDLGKSEGREAGE; via the coding sequence GTGAGCAGGAAGGTGACCCGCTATCCCGTGGAAGGGCATAATGCGCTCTGGTATATTTACCGTACGGTAAGCCCCTGGAAGGGCGTTAAGAACTTTATTTTTATTCAGATTGCGCGCTACTGCCCGATCCTTCCGGTCAAGAACTGGATTTACCGCCGTGTGCTGGGGATGAAGGTAGGGAAGCATACGGCTTTTGGACTCATGGCGATGGTAGATGTGTTCTTTCCGGAGCTGATCACGGTCGGGGAGAATTCGGTTATCGGCTATAACGCCACCATTCTGGCTCACGAGTATTTGATCAAGGAGTACCGGCTTGGCGAGGTCGTCATTGGGGAAAATGTCCTGATCGGCGCCAATACAACGATTCTGCCGGGTGTAACGATCGGAGACGGGGCGGTGGTCGCTGCAGGCTCGGTCGTGCACCGGGATGTGCCGCCGGGAGCATTCGTCGGAGGGAATCCGCTGAGGGATCTCGGCAAGAGTGAAGGACGGGAAGCGGGAGAATAA
- the lgt gene encoding prolipoprotein diacylglyceryl transferase — protein sequence MWFPLALDPIAFSFGAVKVHWYGLILGLGALAGLYLAVREGKRFGIPQEFFMDMLLLGVPSAIIGARIYYVAFTWDEYKNNIMDVFKIWNGGIAIYGALIGAIICAIIYFRYKGYPFWRVADICAPGLLAGQMIGRWGNFVNQEAYGGPASETFLRKTLNLPDFIVNQMYIEKDLAYHHPTFLYESLWSLAGIVLIMIIRRQRFVRSGEIFLSYFIWYSIGRFFIEGLRTDSLAFKGSNGLASFLNALWSPMKGLGFEQGYLNPDYGNIRTSQLLALLIILAAIVLIVIRRNTAAGKVHYLDPIIPTKRQTEGIVLTETADQADSSTPGPSAQPSELTDPPSEEEKKEH from the coding sequence ATGTGGTTTCCACTGGCGCTGGATCCGATTGCGTTCTCATTCGGTGCGGTTAAAGTGCATTGGTACGGCCTGATTCTGGGGCTGGGCGCTTTGGCCGGGCTGTACCTTGCAGTGCGGGAGGGCAAGCGGTTCGGTATTCCGCAGGAATTCTTCATGGATATGCTGCTGCTCGGCGTTCCTTCCGCAATTATTGGAGCGCGTATTTATTACGTGGCCTTCACCTGGGATGAGTACAAGAACAACATTATGGATGTCTTTAAAATATGGAACGGTGGCATCGCCATTTACGGGGCGCTCATCGGAGCTATTATATGTGCGATCATTTACTTCCGGTATAAAGGCTATCCATTCTGGCGTGTCGCTGACATTTGCGCTCCAGGTCTCTTGGCGGGCCAGATGATCGGCCGCTGGGGCAACTTCGTTAACCAGGAAGCCTACGGCGGACCTGCGAGCGAGACCTTCTTGCGGAAGACGCTCAATCTGCCGGATTTCATCGTGAATCAAATGTATATAGAGAAGGATTTGGCTTATCACCATCCGACTTTTCTGTATGAATCGCTGTGGAGCCTCGCCGGTATCGTGCTGATCATGATCATTCGCCGTCAGCGTTTTGTCCGCTCGGGCGAGATCTTTTTGTCTTATTTCATCTGGTATTCGATCGGACGTTTCTTCATTGAAGGTCTTCGTACGGACAGCCTTGCGTTTAAGGGAAGCAACGGCTTGGCCTCCTTCCTGAATGCGCTGTGGTCGCCGATGAAGGGCCTGGGCTTCGAGCAGGGATATTTGAACCCGGACTACGGAAATATCCGCACCTCCCAGCTGCTGGCACTGCTGATCATTCTGGCAGCGATCGTGCTGATCGTGATCCGCCGGAACACGGCGGCAGGCAAAGTTCATTACTTGGACCCGATCATTCCGACCAAGCGGCAGACCGAAGGAATTGTCCTGACCGAGACTGCCGATCAGGCCGACTCGTCCACGCCGGGCCCTTCCGCCCAGCCATCCGAACTAACTGATCCGCCTTCGGAGGAGGAGAAAAAGGAGCATTAA